One Candidatus Binatia bacterium DNA segment encodes these proteins:
- the groL gene encoding chaperonin GroEL (60 kDa chaperone family; promotes refolding of misfolded polypeptides especially under stressful conditions; forms two stacked rings of heptamers to form a barrel-shaped 14mer; ends can be capped by GroES; misfolded proteins enter the barrel where they are refolded when GroES binds) produces the protein AIVENLKKHSKQTKDAKEIAQVGTISANGDQTIGKLLADAMEKVGKEGVITVEEAKSAETTLDVVEGMQFDRGYLSPYFVTDPERMTARLDDALILINEKKISNMKEMLPVLEAIAKAGRPLLIIAEDIEGEALATLVVNKIRGTLNVVAVKAPGFGDRRKEMLKDVAVLTGGKVISEELGLKLENITLNDLGKAKRITVDKDNTTLVDGAGKKADIEGRIGTIRKQIEDTTSDYDREKLQERLAKLVGGVAVIKVGAATEVEMKEKKARVEDALHATRAAVEEGIVPGGGVALIRCQGVLESLRGATDEENIGIRILSRAIEEPTRWIVRNAGAEPAIVIDRIRAGKGAFGYNAATGVYEDLIKAGIVDPTKVVRTALQNASSVAGLMLTTEAAVVEKPKEDKGGGGHPGGGMGGMEGMM, from the coding sequence GGCGATCGTCGAGAACCTCAAGAAGCACTCGAAGCAGACCAAGGACGCGAAGGAGATCGCGCAGGTCGGCACCATCAGCGCCAACGGCGACCAGACGATCGGCAAGCTCCTCGCCGACGCGATGGAGAAGGTCGGCAAGGAAGGCGTCATCACCGTCGAGGAGGCCAAGAGCGCCGAGACGACGCTCGACGTCGTCGAGGGCATGCAGTTCGACCGCGGCTACCTCTCGCCGTACTTCGTCACCGACCCCGAGCGCATGACGGCGCGCCTCGACGACGCGCTGATCCTCATCAACGAGAAGAAGATCTCGAACATGAAGGAGATGCTGCCGGTGCTCGAGGCCATCGCCAAGGCCGGGCGCCCGCTGCTGATCATCGCCGAGGACATCGAGGGCGAGGCTCTGGCCACGCTGGTCGTCAACAAGATCCGCGGAACCCTCAACGTCGTCGCCGTCAAGGCGCCGGGCTTCGGTGATCGCCGCAAGGAGATGCTGAAGGACGTGGCGGTGCTGACCGGCGGCAAGGTGATCAGCGAGGAACTCGGGCTCAAGCTCGAGAACATCACGCTGAACGATCTCGGCAAGGCCAAGCGCATCACCGTCGACAAGGACAACACGACGCTGGTCGACGGCGCCGGAAAGAAGGCCGACATCGAGGGCCGCATCGGCACGATCCGCAAGCAGATCGAGGACACCACCAGCGACTACGACCGCGAGAAGCTCCAGGAGCGCCTGGCCAAGCTCGTCGGCGGCGTGGCGGTGATCAAGGTCGGCGCAGCCACCGAAGTCGAGATGAAGGAAAAGAAAGCCCGCGTCGAAGACGCGCTGCACGCCACTCGGGCAGCCGTCGAAGAGGGCATCGTCCCCGGCGGCGGCGTCGCGCTGATCCGCTGCCAGGGCGTGCTCGAGTCGCTCAGGGGAGCGACCGACGAGGAGAACATCGGCATCCGCATCCTGTCGCGCGCGATCGAGGAGCCGACCCGCTGGATCGTCCGGAACGCCGGCGCCGAGCCGGCGATCGTCATCGACCGCATCCGCGCCGGCAAGGGAGCCTTCGGCTACAATGCCGCCACGGGAGTGTACGAGGACCTGATCAAGGCCGGCATCGTCGACCCGACCAAGGTCGTGCGCACCGCGCTGCAGAACGCCTCGTCGGTTGCGGGCCTGATGCTCACCACCGAGGCTGCAGTCGTCGAGAAGCCCAAGGAAGACAAGGGTGGCGGCGGTCACCCGGGCGGCGGCATGGGCGGCATGGAAGGGATGATGTAA
- the lon gene encoding endopeptidase La yields MRTLEGNAPEAKSPAAPTSESEFVLPPLPTDAIIVVPLRNAVLFPAAISPIAVGRTSSIAAVREAARLGSRVAFVLQRDPARGEVTGSDLYAVGTVGQIVRMAPAGDKGLHLLVHGQERARLVEYLAGWPFLVARVEIPAVEEAIPSAGPEVEARFLQLKEQATEALRLLPNVPDEYTEAVQSIDGPGPLCDTVANLLDIPNTEKQDVLETFDLRPRLDKVLELLGARVQVLRLSKDIGDKARKEFDERQREHVLREQLRQIHKELGDENLSDVEELGTRLDEAGMPEETLKQTKKEYQRLTRMGEASPESSMVRTYLELMAELPWKLEEESPIDIAAARRILDEDHYGLDKIKRRILEFLAVRKLNPGGKSPILCFVGPPGVGKTSLGHSIARATGRPFQRVALGGTHDEAEIRGHRRTYIGSMPGNVIQAIRRAGSRRAVLMLDEIDKLGAGGFHGDPASAMLEVLDPEQNVKFRDNYLGVDFDLSHMMFIATANSLDTIPGPLQDRMEIISLPGYTEDEKLEIASRYLVRRQLEANGLTPEQAQVTRDALRSITREYTREAGVRNLEREIGSVLRSAAMSIAEGTLASVSIDSPQVPVILGAPKFENETALRTAVPGVATGLAWTPFGGDILFIEASKTPGSGKLILTGQLGDVMKESAQAAVTLAKGVVGDSLEKIDLHIHVPAGATPKDGPSAGVAIFVALVSLLTDRPVRPDLAMTGEISLRGLVLPIGGVKEKLLAALRAGITTVMLPRRNQKDLEDVPANAKERLEVIWMDRVEDAVWHALDETTGRRAVA; encoded by the coding sequence ATGAGAACCCTCGAGGGCAATGCTCCGGAGGCGAAGAGTCCGGCTGCGCCGACTTCGGAGTCGGAGTTCGTGCTGCCGCCCTTGCCGACGGACGCGATCATCGTGGTTCCGCTTCGCAACGCGGTGCTTTTCCCGGCCGCGATCTCGCCGATCGCGGTAGGAAGGACTTCGTCGATCGCGGCCGTGCGTGAAGCGGCGCGGCTCGGCAGCCGCGTCGCGTTCGTGCTCCAGCGCGACCCCGCCAGGGGCGAGGTGACGGGCAGCGATCTTTACGCCGTCGGCACCGTCGGCCAGATCGTCCGCATGGCTCCCGCCGGTGACAAGGGGCTGCACCTGCTGGTGCACGGCCAGGAAAGGGCCCGCCTCGTCGAGTACCTCGCGGGTTGGCCTTTCCTCGTCGCGCGCGTCGAGATTCCCGCTGTCGAAGAGGCGATCCCGTCCGCCGGGCCCGAAGTCGAGGCGCGATTCCTCCAGCTGAAGGAACAGGCCACCGAAGCGCTGCGCCTGCTGCCGAACGTTCCGGACGAGTACACCGAGGCCGTGCAGTCGATCGACGGGCCAGGTCCGCTGTGCGACACCGTCGCCAACCTTCTGGACATCCCGAACACCGAGAAGCAGGACGTGCTCGAGACGTTCGACCTGCGCCCGCGCCTGGACAAGGTGCTGGAGCTGCTCGGCGCGCGCGTCCAGGTGCTGCGCCTTTCGAAGGACATCGGCGACAAGGCGCGCAAGGAATTCGACGAGCGCCAGCGTGAGCACGTGCTGCGCGAGCAGCTTCGCCAGATCCACAAGGAGCTCGGCGACGAGAACCTGAGCGACGTCGAGGAGCTCGGCACCAGGCTCGACGAAGCCGGCATGCCCGAGGAAACCCTCAAGCAGACGAAGAAGGAATACCAGAGACTGACGCGCATGGGCGAAGCTTCGCCCGAGTCGTCGATGGTGCGCACCTACCTCGAGTTGATGGCCGAGTTGCCGTGGAAGCTCGAGGAAGAATCGCCGATCGACATCGCAGCGGCGCGCCGCATCCTCGACGAGGACCACTACGGCCTGGACAAGATCAAGCGCCGCATCCTCGAGTTCCTCGCCGTGCGCAAGCTCAACCCGGGCGGCAAGAGCCCGATTTTGTGCTTCGTCGGACCTCCCGGCGTCGGCAAGACGTCGCTCGGTCATTCGATCGCGCGCGCGACGGGCCGCCCGTTCCAGCGCGTCGCGCTCGGCGGCACGCACGATGAAGCCGAGATCCGCGGCCATCGCCGGACCTACATCGGCTCGATGCCAGGCAACGTCATCCAGGCGATCCGCCGCGCCGGCAGCCGCCGCGCCGTGCTCATGCTGGACGAGATCGACAAGCTCGGCGCCGGCGGATTCCACGGCGATCCGGCTTCGGCGATGCTCGAGGTGCTCGATCCCGAGCAGAACGTGAAGTTCCGCGACAACTATCTCGGCGTCGACTTCGACCTGTCGCACATGATGTTCATCGCGACGGCCAATTCGCTCGACACGATCCCGGGGCCTTTGCAGGACCGCATGGAGATCATCTCGCTGCCCGGCTACACGGAGGACGAGAAGCTCGAGATTGCCTCGCGCTACCTCGTGCGGCGCCAGCTCGAGGCCAACGGGCTCACGCCCGAGCAGGCGCAAGTCACGCGCGATGCGCTGCGCTCGATCACTCGCGAGTACACTCGCGAAGCCGGAGTGCGAAACCTCGAGCGCGAGATCGGCTCGGTGCTGCGCTCGGCTGCGATGAGCATCGCCGAGGGAACGCTCGCGAGCGTCTCGATCGACTCGCCGCAAGTGCCGGTCATTCTGGGTGCGCCGAAATTCGAGAACGAAACGGCGCTGCGTACCGCGGTGCCGGGCGTCGCGACCGGGCTGGCATGGACGCCGTTCGGCGGCGATATCCTGTTCATCGAGGCGAGCAAGACGCCCGGATCGGGCAAATTGATCCTGACGGGCCAGCTCGGCGACGTGATGAAGGAATCCGCGCAGGCAGCGGTGACGCTGGCAAAAGGCGTCGTCGGGGATTCGCTGGAGAAGATCGACCTGCACATCCACGTGCCGGCCGGCGCTACGCCGAAGGACGGCCCGAGCGCAGGAGTCGCGATCTTCGTCGCTCTCGTTTCGTTGCTCACGGACCGGCCGGTGCGCCCGGACCTGGCGATGACCGGCGAAATCTCGCTGCGCGGACTGGTGCTGCCGATCGGCGGCGTCAAGGAGAAGCTGCTCGCCGCGCTGAGGGCCGGCATCACGACGGTGATGCTGCCGCGGCGAAACCAGAAGGACCTCGAGGACGTTCCCGCCAACGCGAAGGAGCGCCTGGAAGTCATCTGGATGGACCGGGTCGAAGACGCCGTGTGGCACGCGCTCGACGAGACGACGGGGCGCCGGGCGGTGGCCTGA